One part of the Aurantibacillus circumpalustris genome encodes these proteins:
- a CDS encoding ATP-binding protein, with translation MIPTKYQTLKINSNTQSLRLVERLIEDVCQVYGVNEDCYGNMLIAVTEAVNNAIHHGNQDNPEKVVKIGFESENSKLIFSITDEGTGFDYANLPDPTDPANIDKISGRGVFLMQNLSDSISFEQNGQKVILGFNS, from the coding sequence ATGATACCAACTAAGTACCAAACATTAAAAATAAACTCGAATACCCAAAGTCTTAGATTGGTTGAGCGCTTAATCGAAGATGTTTGTCAGGTATACGGGGTAAATGAAGATTGTTATGGTAACATGCTTATTGCTGTTACAGAAGCAGTGAACAATGCTATTCATCATGGCAATCAAGACAATCCGGAAAAAGTTGTGAAAATTGGTTTTGAATCTGAAAATTCAAAACTTATATTTTCTATTACCGATGAAGGAACTGGATTTGATTATGCAAACTTACCTGACCCAACCGATCCAGCAAATATTGATAAGATAAGTGGGAGGGGTGTTTTTCTTATGCAAAATCTATCAGACTCAATAAGCTTTGAACAAAATGGGCAAAAAGTCAT